Below is a window of Diorhabda carinulata isolate Delta unplaced genomic scaffold, icDioCari1.1 Dcau_20, whole genome shotgun sequence DNA.
GGCGTCCGCCTGTAGGGGGGTTACCCCCGCAAGCACATGCAGGGCCGAGGTGGGTGTTGTCCTGTATGCTTTTGTTATAGCTAGTAAGTAAGGTCTTTCTGTTGCTCTTAGTTGTCTAATTATTCTGGAGTCTTTGTATCTATGTCCCCATATTTCTGAGGCGTAAAGTACCATAGGTTTTATTGCGTGTTCGTATATGTGTCGAAGTATTAACGGTTTTCGTCCCCATTTTCTTCCCGTGACTGCTATCAGTTTACTCGCTATGTCAGAggttttttttctaacttttttgaTGTGGTCCAAGAATAGCAGTCCTGTGTCAATTGTCAGTCCTAAATATTCTATGTTGTCTTTAATTTGTACTGTATGTCCGTCCATTTTTAGTCTCGGTTGTCTCGTTGTTTTGTAGGGTATGAACATAATTTCTGTCTTATCTTTGTTGTAAGTCAGTTTTTGGTTTTCAGCCCATTTTGTGCAAGCGGCCCAGATGCTCCTCCATTTCCGCTCTAGAACGTTTAGTGAGGTTCCCGTCAGTAGGATTATTTGGTCGTCCGCAAAGGCTTGAATCATGTCGTCTATGTCTAGTCCTCCTGTCTCGTCTAAGTACCTGAACCAGTCCTCCATAATTAGATTCCAGAGAGCCGGTCCGAGGCTGGAGCCTTGTGGGCATCCTCTGTGTGTGTCGGTTTCTATGTTTTCGGTTCGTATGTGTCTGTGCTTAAGGAAGTCGGTGCATAGTTTAGCGATGTTTCGTGgtgtatttttttgtcttagTATGTCTACCACTTGTGGTGTCCAGGCTGTGTTAAACGCGTTGCTCATGTCTAATGTTATGACCAACGTATGTATTTTGTGGTCTTTGTTGTGTCttatttttgtgattattttgtCAATGGCTTCTGTGGTTGTCCGTCCCTCTCTGAAACCGTATTGCCTCTCGTCAATATTGTTTGTCTGTTCTAGGTAGTAAGTTAGTCTTTTTGCTGTCATTTTGTCGAGAATTTTCCCTAGTGTTGGTAGCAGGCAGATTGGTCTTTTGGAGCCGTTCTTTTTTGGTAACCACACCATGTCTGCGGTCTTCCAAATGTTAGGAAAGTGTCCTTCTTGTAGGCATGCGTTATATAGTGATGTTAGTTCTTTGACGTTGTATTCGtttgttatgtttattatttcttttggtatattgtcatttgatgtcgcttttttgtttttcattattgctaCTGTCCACTGTACCTCTTGTTCTGTAAAGATCGGGTCTTCGGGTGTCGTAAAGTCTCTggtcatattttttcttttttcggtTTGTAGTGGGGTGTCGTTTTGTATGTCGTCTGGGGGGAAGTACATTTCGTGTAAAGTCATTATTGTCTCCTCTCTTGTAGTTGTCCACGTTCCGTCCTGTTTTTCTATCGTTTTGAGTGAGTAGTCGGTTGTGGTCCCTGCTCTTAGTATTCTATATGCTGTTTCCCATGGATTATCCGGGTCATTGTCGGTGAGAAATTGGCGTAgtgagtttattttatttctttttatctcttttttgtatattcttctTTGTTCTCTGTATATGTTTAGTTTAATTGCTCTTTCTATTGTGTTTTGTTCTTGTTGATATTGTTTTCGTTTCTTGTTCGTTTTCTGTCTTAGTCTGGTCAGCTCTTGGGTCCAccatatttgagttttttttctttttttccttttttctttttttagcccgttttccatgattttaacgtagttgttttggtatttttgcGCTGTACTTTCTACGTCGTGGAGCAGGGTCCAGTCAAGATTATCCGTGATTCTTTTAATTTTCTCGTTATCTGTGTTGTTAAAGTCATATTTTgtcttgtttgttttttgtcgATCATATCTCATGTTTTGTCTTATGTTGTATGTTATATATGCGTGGTCGCTGAGTGTCTCCTCGTTATGTACGATCCAGTCCGTTAAGGTTATTTCCTTTGTAATAGTCAAGTCTACCCAGCTTTTCCCTCTGTTGCTAATAAATGTCGGTGGGCTGTCATGTGTGTTATTTATAAAGTAAGTTCTCGAAGTTATCCAGTCCAGTATGTCCTCTCCTCTGTCGTCATTTATATCTCCTCCCCATCCGGTGTTTTTGGCGTTGAAGTCTCCTGCCAGTATAAAGGGGTTTTTTATTTCCTCTATTTTCCTTCTGTGTCTATCTAgtcttttatttctattgccCCCTGGCTCGTCGTATATATTGATGATGTGTATTGTTGTGTCTTGTAATTGTATTTGGATGGTTGTGGTATTCTCGTCAGTCATAGAGGTGATCGTAATCGGTTTGTACACGGCCTTTGTGATTGTACATGTTTTGCTATGTTTATTGTGTCTCGTTATTATGTAGTTAGGAGGTGGCTTTATGTCGTGGAATGGCTCTTGTATTAGGATTATGTCGATGTCTTGTTCGTTACATGTTTGTAGCAGCTGGTCTGTCGCTCTTTTACCCTTtcgtttagtttgtcgtctctccggcagagggcgctagtgtctataaaaaggtgtttagtttgtcgtctctccggcagagggcgctagtgtctataaaacagtgttaagttcggtgactggccggcaaagggcgctagtgtctataaaaccgtattaagtttggtgtctggtcggcaggatataggaacttgtcgaaaaagttgaattgtgtaaattgaatggaaattttttttatgtacaagccgttcgaggtatattatataaaagtgttatgaaaatattaacaataacggaaaaaagtattatgaaattagatggccgctcgatgtatgaacgtacgaggtgtattatataaaagttgtatgaaaatagtaataattatgaaaagcaaaatattacgaaattagctaagttcggtgactggccggcagagggcgctagtgtctataaaacggtgtttagtttgtcttctggccggcagagggcgctagtgtctattaaaccgtgttaagttcggtgactggccggcagagggcgctagtgtctataaaaaggtgtttagtttgtcgtctctccggcagagggcgctagtgtctataaaacggtgtttagtttgtcgtctctccggcagagagcgctagtgtctataaaaccgtgttaagttcggtgactggccggcagagggcgctagtgtctataaaaccgtgtcaagttcggtgactggccggcagagggcgctagtgtctataaaaaggtgtttagtttgtcgtctctccagcagagagcgctagtgtctataaaaccgtgttcagtttgtcgtctggccggcagagggcgctagtgtctattaaaccgtgttaagttcggtcactggccggcagagggcgctagtgtctataaaaaggtgtttagtttgtcgtctatccggcagagggcgctagtatctataaaaccgtgttcagtttgtcgtctggccggcagagggcgctagtgtctataaaactgtgtttggtttgtcttctggccggcagagggcgctagtgtctattaaaccgtgttaagttcggtaactggccggcagagggcgctagtatctataaaaccgtgttcagtttgtcgtctctccggcagagggcgctagtgtctataaaagagtgttaagttcggtgactgaccggcagagggcgctagtgtctataaaaccgtattaagtttggtgtctggtcggcaggatataggaacttgtcgaaaaagttgaattgtgtaaattgaatggaaattttttctatgtagaagccgttcgaggtatattatataaaagtgttatgaaaatattaacaataacggaaaaaagtattatgaaattagatggccgctcgatgtatgaacgtacgaggtgtattatataaaagttgtatgaaaatagaaataataatgaaaaacaagtattatgaaatttaattccgctcgatataggaacttgtcgagaaagatgatttgtgaagttgaatggagatgttttgtatgtagaagtcgtccgaggtgtatgacataaaagtgttatgaaaatattaacgataaagaaaaaaagtattatgaaattagatcgccgctcgatgtatgaacgtacgaggtgtattatataaaagttgtatgaaaatagtaataattatgaaaagcaaagtattacgaaattagctaagttcggtgactggccggcagagggcgctagtgtctataaaacggtgtttagtttgtcttctggccggcagagggcgctagtgtctattaaaccgtgttaagttcggtgactggccggcagagggcgctagtgtctataaaaaggtgtttagtttgtcgtctctccggcagagggcgctagtgtctataaaacggtgtttagtttgtcgtctctccggcagagagcgctagtgtctataaaaccgtgttaagttcggtgactggccggcagagggcgctagtgtctataaaaccgtgtcaagtttggtgactggccggcagagggcgctagtgtctataaaaaggtgtttagtttgtcgtctctccagcagagggcgctagtgtctataaaaccgtgttcagtttgtcgtctggccggcagagggcgctagtgtctattaaaccgtgttaggttcggtcactggccggcagagggcgctagtgtctataaaaaggtgtttagtttgtcgtctctccggcagagggcgctagtatctataaaaccgtgttcagtttgtcgtctggccggcagagggcgctagtgtctataaaactgtgtttggtttgtcttctggccggcagagggcgctagtgtctattaaaccgtgttaagttcggtaactggccagcagagggcgctagtatctataaaaccgtgttcagtttgtcgtctctccggcagagggcgctagtgtctataaaacagtgttaagttcggtgactggccggcagagggcgctagtgtctataaaaccgtattaagtttggtgtctggtcggcaggatataggaacttgtcgaaaaagttgaattgtgtaaattgaatggaaattttttttatgtagaagccgttcgaggtatattatataaaagtgttatgaaaatattaacaataacggaaaaaagtattatgaaattagatggccgctcgatgtatgaacgtacgaggtgtattatataaaagttgtatgaaaatagaaataataatgaaaaacaagtattatgaaatttaattccgctcgatataggaacttgtcgagatagttgatttgtgaagttgaatggagatgttttgtatgtagaagtcgtccaaggtgtatgacataaaagtgttatgaaaatattaacgataaagaaaaaaagtattatgaaattagatcgccgctcgatgtatgaacgtacgaggtgtattatataaaagttgtatgaaaatagtaataattatgaaaagcaaagtattacgaaattagctaagttcggtgactggccggcagagggcgctagtgtctataaaacggtgtttagtttgtcttctggccggcagagggcgctagtgtctattaaaccgtgttaagttcggtgactggccggcagagggcgctagtgtctataaaaaggtgtttagtttgtcgtctctccggcagagggcgctagtgtctataaaacggtgtttagtttgtcgtctctccggcagagagcgctagtgtctataaaaccgtgttaagttcggtgactggccggcagagggcgctagtgtctataaaaccgtgtcaagtttggtgactggccggcagagggcgctagtgtctataaaaaggtgtttagtttgtcgtctctccagcagagggcgctagtgtctataaaaccgtgttcagtttgtcgtctggccggcagagggcgctagtgtctattaaaccgtgttaggttcggtcactggccggcagagggcgctagtgtctataaaaaggtgtttagtttgtcgtctctccggcagag
It encodes the following:
- the LOC130903289 gene encoding uncharacterized protein LOC130903289 → MTAKRLTYYLEQTNNIDERQYGFREGRTTTEAIDKIITKIRHNKDHKIHTLVITLDMSNAFNTAWTPQVVDILRQKNTPRNIAKLCTDFLKHRHIRTENIETDTHRGCPQGSSLGPALWNLIMEDWFRYLDETGGLDIDDMIQAFADDQIILLTGTSLNVLERKWRSIWAACTKWAENQKLTYNKDKTEIMFIPYKTTRQPRLKMDGHTVQIKDNIEYLGLTIDTGLLFLDHIKKVRKKTSDIASKLIAVTGRKWGRKPLILRHIYEHAIKPMVLYASEIWGHRYKDSRIIRQLRATERPYLLAITKAYRTTPTSALHVLAGVTPLQADAGARWETYIRRKPLLNTLHTYTTDKPHPTRRPLHLRLTDETQEEQTSQLHIYTDASKKDESSTIGIYIKNTIQKYYKIKVTTTCDINTLEMYAIYMGTTILLELAQNTPSTEVTIHTDSKNAIYTLQHMNTNTKITAKLTKNIQDLEQTGKTIMIQYTNRQRHGMQIADRLAKEAHEQPEQTTKLFTKNMYKQERHTLAMRHWQQLWDNETTGRKTYEWIKHTKHKYADLNWKTIQALTGHGHIQTYYERFNLRETDGNCTHCQTPETIQHVRNDCTDHDRLQARTLLTTRLRTLDIQYPPTDIDIHNETIAVWLNEWAQQTIHDDETN